In SAR324 cluster bacterium, the genomic stretch GCATGGGCCACATCTGTTGATGAATACTGCTGCCAACCGAATTGAGTCTATCAATTTCCCTATCAATGTTCCTGACGGTTCCACCCAGTTACTAAGCATCCGCTTCAAAAATTTTAAAGTGGTGGGCTATCGCAGCAAAAAGATCAAGTATCCAACGGTCACTGAATTCTACTTGGCAGATCGGCTTTTTCAGCGTAGGAACATCAAAAAGCTGAAAGAACTCTCCAGGCTACCCTGGCGGCGTTTAAAACAATTGGCGGAAGACTACCGACCCAAACTTTATGGCTCGATGAACCTAAACTATCGCAACTGACCATGAAAAAAATTTTTGGACTTTTTAGCTTCTGCATTCTGGGATTTTCTTCACTGAGCGCAGCCCCTTTGATCGTTGATGGCATCTACCTGATCGTCAACCAACAGGTGTTTACCTTCAGTGAGGCAGAAGAAGCCCGAAACGCCTTGCGCCAACAAATCCTGCAGGAAGGTCAAACACTAGACGAAGCAGAGATTGTCCAGCGTGTGGAGCAACGACTGATCGCAGAGTTGCTACTGCGTTCAAGGGCAAAAACACTAAAGATTGATGCCTCTGCCGATGAGGTTCAGGAACGGATCGGCCTGTTGCGGGAACAAAACCCTCAACTGAGGACAGTCAATGACAAGATTCTACAGGATCAAATTGCGGATGATTTCCGACGCCAACGATTACTTGCTCGTGAGGTGGACGCCAAGGTGCGGGTTGGCGAAGAAGAGATTGCCAAGCTTTGCAAGGTGCAAACGGTAGAATTGCGGGAGATTGAACTAGTACAGATTCTGCTCCGAGGTGAGGAAATTCCAGAAAGAATTAAGATCATCCAGGAGCAATTTGAAAAGGGGATGGCTTTCAAGGAGATGGCCAAGGCTCTGTCTGACGATCCTGCTGCCGAGAGAAACGGCGGAAGGCTGGGTCAGTTCCGCAAAGGAGAATTATTGCCAGCGATTGAGAAGGTGGCGTTCCAGCTAGAAGTTGGCCAATTGAGTGATCCACTAGAGACTGAATTTGGAACACACCTGCTGATGGTTCAATCAGAGGTGCTACCCGATGCGTTGAAATGCAACGCCTTGAACGAATCACAGCGCAAGCAGTTCGAAGAACAAGCCTTTCAGCAAGTTCGACAACAGGCGGTTGAAAAATACATTGCCGAGCTACGTGAGAAAGCGCAGATCACTGTGAATCCTTTTCCCAAGGGTTGGAATGGCTGATGTTCTTAACACCGATTACGCCGAAGGACTCGTCTTGCCAATGGAGGATGAGTCAAAGATTCGTCAGGATTGGTTGGAGACCTTTCGCTACGAGGGACCACGACAGCGAGTCTGCTATGAACTAAAGGAATTTGCAGCTGTCTGCCCTTTTTCTGGCCTACCGGACACTGGGATTGTGTGGGTGGAATACATCCCTAAAACAAAACTCGTTGAGCTGAAATCGCTGAAATACTACTTCATCAGCTTTCGCAACGTAGGGATCTTTCAGGAAGCAGTGACTGCCAGAATTTTTGAGGATCTTTGGAAGTTGCTGGATCCGGAGTGGCTGCAGATCAGAACGAACTACGCCACTCGCGGAGGAATTGACACAACCTGTACTGTCGATTCAAAGGATCAGGATTCAGCTTGAAATGGATTAGAGCTTGGCACTGAGTTCCTTGATTTCTTGGTTGAGGATTTGGTCGTTTTCGCTGTAGTCCATTGGTGCTTCCACTAGATGAACTCCACCTGCCTGATAGCATTGCTCCAATAGTGGAGCCAACGCCTCGGCACTTGCCACCCGGTGTCCATGGGCACCATAACTCTCTGCATACTTGACGAAATCTGGATTGCCGAAGTCCAGGCCCCAATTTGGGAAGCCCATGTTCGATTGCTTCCACTTGATCATCCCGTAAGCATTATCCCTCAGAATTAGGACAATCAGATTCAGCTTCAAGCGAACTGCTGTTTCCATCTCAGCAGAGTTCATGAGGAATCCTCCATCCCCACAAATCGCCATCACTCTTCTTTCAGGAAAGACAATCTGTGCTGCCAACGCGGATGGCAAGCCGGCTCCCATCGTCGCCAAAGCGTTATCAAGCAATACCGTATTTGGCAGGTGCGCTCGGTAGTTGCGAGCAAACCAGATTTTGTAGACTCCGTTATCCAAAGCAATAATCCCATCATCGGGCATCACCTTGCGAATATCAGCAACTAGACGCTGCGGGTAGATCGGGAAGCGTGGATCAACGGCTCCTTCCAACAAATGAGCCTCAACTCTTTCTCGAATTTGTAGGAAGTAGTTGAAGTCCCAGTGCTCCTGTGCAGTCAAGGCTTGCTTGATCTGCCAGACGCTATTAGCAATATCCCCCACTACCTCCACTTGAGGGAAGTAAACAGGATCCACTTCCGCCGTTCGGAAGTTGACATGAATGACCGTGCGGCCATCGTCAACGTGCATGAAGAAAGGTGGCTTCTCCACCACATCATGCCCCACATTGAGAATCAGGTCAGAATGCGCAATCGCTCGATGCAGGAAATCACCATCTGAGAGCGCAGCGTTCCCCAAAAAGAGCGGGTCTCGTTCATCCAGAACACCTTTGCCCATCTGTGTGCTGAAGAAGGGAATTTGAAACTCATCAACAAAATCACGGAGCATTTTAGCAGTTTGCTTGCGGTTCGCCCCAGCACCGATCAACAGAAGTGGGTGTTTGGCCTTCTGTAGCGCTTCTACGGCTTGGTGAATTGATTTCTGCTCAGCAATCGGTCTGCGGACGTGTCTTTTGGGTAAAAGATCTGCATCTGTCTCATCTCGGGCGATGTCTTCTGGGAGCTCAAGGTGAGTTGCTCCAGGACGTTCTTCCTCTGCTAGACGAAAGGCCTCATGAACACGTGAAGGGATATTATCTCCTCCGACAATCTGCTGAGTGTACTTCGTCAGAGGCTTCATCATCTCAACTACGTCGACGATCTGAAACTTTCCCTGTTTACTGGTCTTGATTGGCTTCTGGCCCGTGATCATAAGCATGGGCAGCGCACCCAATTGGCCATACGCAGCCGCAGTCACAAAATTAGTTGCACCTGGACCAAGGGTTGACAGACATACGCCAGCTCTTCCAGTCAAGCGGCCATAGGTGGCTGCCATGAATCCAGCAGCCTGTTCATGCCGCGTAAGGATCAAACGAATTTTGGAGTTCCTCAAGGAGTCCAGGAAATCCAGGTTTTCCTCTCCAGGAATCCCGAAAATATATTCCACACCCTCTGCTTCAAGAGCCTTGACGAATAAATCAGATGCTTTCATAGTGACTATCCTGTAACATTCAACGTTAAATCAGCCAGCTTTAGCATGGCAATTGCGCTAACTTAAGGGATGGGCAAAGAAAGTAAAGTTTTTACCAGAGTTTACCAACCTTGATCTAATAAAAGAACTTTCATGAGCGAAGCAGAAAACGATGGG encodes the following:
- a CDS encoding peptidylprolyl isomerase, whose amino-acid sequence is MKKIFGLFSFCILGFSSLSAAPLIVDGIYLIVNQQVFTFSEAEEARNALRQQILQEGQTLDEAEIVQRVEQRLIAELLLRSRAKTLKIDASADEVQERIGLLREQNPQLRTVNDKILQDQIADDFRRQRLLAREVDAKVRVGEEEIAKLCKVQTVELREIELVQILLRGEEIPERIKIIQEQFEKGMAFKEMAKALSDDPAAERNGGRLGQFRKGELLPAIEKVAFQLEVGQLSDPLETEFGTHLLMVQSEVLPDALKCNALNESQRKQFEEQAFQQVRQQAVEKYIAELREKAQITVNPFPKGWNG
- the queF gene encoding preQ(1) synthase, which codes for MEDESKIRQDWLETFRYEGPRQRVCYELKEFAAVCPFSGLPDTGIVWVEYIPKTKLVELKSLKYYFISFRNVGIFQEAVTARIFEDLWKLLDPEWLQIRTNYATRGGIDTTCTVDSKDQDSA
- a CDS encoding acetolactate synthase large subunit, encoding MKASDLFVKALEAEGVEYIFGIPGEENLDFLDSLRNSKIRLILTRHEQAAGFMAATYGRLTGRAGVCLSTLGPGATNFVTAAAYGQLGALPMLMITGQKPIKTSKQGKFQIVDVVEMMKPLTKYTQQIVGGDNIPSRVHEAFRLAEEERPGATHLELPEDIARDETDADLLPKRHVRRPIAEQKSIHQAVEALQKAKHPLLLIGAGANRKQTAKMLRDFVDEFQIPFFSTQMGKGVLDERDPLFLGNAALSDGDFLHRAIAHSDLILNVGHDVVEKPPFFMHVDDGRTVIHVNFRTAEVDPVYFPQVEVVGDIANSVWQIKQALTAQEHWDFNYFLQIRERVEAHLLEGAVDPRFPIYPQRLVADIRKVMPDDGIIALDNGVYKIWFARNYRAHLPNTVLLDNALATMGAGLPSALAAQIVFPERRVMAICGDGGFLMNSAEMETAVRLKLNLIVLILRDNAYGMIKWKQSNMGFPNWGLDFGNPDFVKYAESYGAHGHRVASAEALAPLLEQCYQAGGVHLVEAPMDYSENDQILNQEIKELSAKL